The following are from one region of the Arachis duranensis cultivar V14167 chromosome 10, aradu.V14167.gnm2.J7QH, whole genome shotgun sequence genome:
- the LOC107470366 gene encoding RING-H2 finger protein ATL78, with product MYASTSFTSPLIHELLLEFHSRRLLLHTTPSFNQSPSSSPNPPNSPQNSSPQSSYLGDGTFDANVVMVLSVLLCALICSLGLNSIIRCALKCSSLVVSTNNSDSNNNHHTPSSRVVNTGIKKKALKTFTTLSYSNEFNLPSLDSECVICLSDFAIGDRLRILPKCNHGFHIKCIDKWLSSHSSCPKCRHCLMETCHKIIGATTSSTSSQLPETILTIAPLDPERLVRNYRESN from the coding sequence ATGTATGCTTCAACTTCATTCACTTCACCTCTGATCCATGAACTTCTTTTAGAATTCCACTCAAGAAGGTTACTCTTACACACTACCCCATCATTCAACCAATCACCAAGCTCATCACCCAACCCACCAAATAGCCCCCAAAACTCAtcaccacaatcatcataccttGGAGATGGAACCTTTGATGCAAATGTTGTCATGGTACTCTCAGTACTTTTATGTGCTCTAATATGCTCACTTGGATTAAACTCCATCATAAGGTGTGCATTAAAGTGTTCCAGCTTAGTTGTGAGTACCAATAATAGTGATAGTAATAATAACCACCACACTCCATCATCAAGAGTGGTCAACACCGGAATCAAGAAGAAAGCACTCAAGACTTTTACAACACTAAGTTACTCAAATGAATTCAACCTTCCTAGTTTGGACTCAGAGTGTGTGATATGCTTGTCGGATTTCGCCATCGGCGACCGGTTGCGGATTTTGCCTAAGTGCAACCATGGTTTCCACATAAAGTGCATTGATAAATGGTTGAGTTCGCATTCTTCTTGCCCCAAATGCAGACACTGCCTTATGGAGACTTGCCACAAGATTATTGGGGCTACTACCTCATCAACATCATCACAATTGCCAGAAACTATTCTTACCATAGCACCATTGGACCCAGAACGTTTGGTGCGTAACTATAGGGAATCCAATTAA